The nucleotide sequence TCGAGATCGATTTTGAAGAGATGGATACCCAAAGCCCTTTTGATCAGTCTTTGCTGGCCTATCTTACCAAGCGTAGAAGATTGGGGTAATAATCAGCAAGCTAATAATCATTAACGAATACACGAATAACGAATTTACGTCACCTTTTGATTCTTTAAGATCCTATTCAGCAACGTCGGTGAAACACGCTGAACCCAAATAGCCAGCCCTTCCTTAAAGCCGGTCACATAAATTTCTTCTTTTTTTGATTTAATCTTTGGCATCACTTTTTTCACCATTTTATCAGGGGTCATGGCTTTTTTGTGGGCATCCCCCATCTCCCCAAATTTAGAGCCATCACCCGTGAGCGCATTTTTACTGATCTCGGTTTTGATAAATCCGGGGCATAATAAAGTTACGGCCACATTATGTTCGTACATTTCCTGGCGGAGAGAATTAAAAAATCCTTGTACGGCATGTTTACTGGCAGCATATCCTGAACGATACTTGGTGCCAATTTTACCGGCCACACTGCTGGTTACAATGATGTGTCCCGATTTTCGCTCCATCATGTGGGGAAGCACTTGCTTAGTTAAGCCCACAGCCCCGAAATAATTAATTTCCATCAGCCGTCGAAAAGTGCTCATTTCGGTTTCTTTCACGGTAGCTCGCTGACTAATTCCTCCATTGTTAATTAATACATCAATTTTACCAAATGCGGCTAAAGCTTCTTTCGTCTTCTGAGCGAAAGAGTCGCTCTCCGTTAAGTCCAGAGGGATAATTTTAACATTGGGTGTATCCTCCCCTAAACTATTTTTAACTTCCTGCAGAGCCCCTTTTCTCCGAGAGGAAAGAATTAGGTTTGCTCCTTCTTTATAGAAGGCTCTTGCAAAAGCTTCTCCTATGCCTGAGGAAGCTCCCGTAATCCATACTGTTTTTCCTTGGTAATTCATGCGTAAATTCTGATTTTTAAAGAAATAGTTATACAATACAGTGCTATAATGTTACGGTGTTAAGGTAATATTTTCTCGATTACCTTAACACCGTAACACATAAACACTTTCAGACAAAACATACACGATGAGCAATAAACACACCATACTTTTAGTGGAAGACGAGGAAGAATCCGGCGAGATGCTGACAAACTTTTTAGAATTGAATAACTACAAAGTACTTTGGGCAAAAGACGGAAAAAAAGCCTTTAACTATATAGATGACAACGCGAATGATATTCACTTAGCTATTTTGGATATCATGGTTCCTTATCATGATGGAAAAGATATTTGCAGACATATTCGGCAACACCCTGTTATTTATGATATCCCGGTATTGTTTTTGACTGCTCGTGATGAAGAAAAGGATGAAATTGAAGGCTTAGAGCTGGGGGCTGATGACTATATCAAAAAACCGGCAAGCTTAAACTTGGTGAAAGCCCATGTGGAAACTCAATTACGCCGGCGATCTCCTGAAAAAAGTAATTGGATACAGTATGGCAGGGTATATGTAGATGTGGATTCTAAAGAAATGTATATCAATGATGAATTGATAGATCTTACCCATACGGAATACACCATTGCAGAAATGATTTTTCAAAACCCGAAATTGGTGTACAGTCGTCAGCAGATTCTGGAGAAAATTTCGGATGAAGAAAAATATGTATTTGACCGGACGGTAGATGTTCATGTTAAAAATTTGCGTCTCAAAATGGGCGATGAGGGTAGGCTAATTAAAACCTATCGAGGCGTAGGGTATGGGTTTAATAAAGAATTTCTCCACGCATGAAAATACGCTCCAAACTGGCATGGACTTATATAATTCTATTAGTTATTGGGATTATTACCATAAGCGCTTACTCGATTCTTACTATTCGAAGTTTTTTACTGGAGGAAGGGGAAAAACAATTTGAAAGAGATGCTCTTTCGCTGGCATTAGCGGCAAGCAGTTTTAAAAATGATGAACAGTTTGATGAAAGAATTCAGCAACAAGCTCAGCTCTCCCGTTATGAAATGGCTGTTTATGACAAAGACGGAGTTCGTTTTCTTACTTTTCCTGAAGAGGCTTTCGAAAATGTAGCTCCTTATCTCGGTGATTCTTTAATGACAGAGCTGGAACAGCGCGATGGAAACCCTATCATTCAAAATAAGGAGCAATCTCCAAAACTTATTGCCTATGTTGATTTAGGCCAGTCTGATAACGCAGCTCAATATTTGCGAATAAGCCAGGATAAGGGACAGTATTACGCAGCAGTAGCAAGTATCAGGCATATTATTTATGCAGGAATGTTTTTCTCGATTGGAGCTGTAATCATCGTAAGCTTTTTGTTTGCCCGCTATATTGCTGCCCCGATTTTGCACCTTAATGCAGCTGCTTTGGATATTGCCCGAGGTAATTTAGATCGTAAAATTGATCTCAAACGGAATGATGAATTTGGAACATTGGCTGACTCACTTAACCACATGGCAAGTACACTGAGAGCTGATAATGAAAAATTAAAACGCTTAAATGAAAAACAAAGCCAGTTTTTTGCAGATATCACTCACGAAGTTCGCAATCCTCTTCATACTATTTCCGGTGCTTTAGAAATGCTGGAGCTGGAAAATCTTCAGCCGGAGAAGAAAAAGCAGTACATGAAAACGGCTCAAAAACAGATTCTTCGGGTAGCCCGTTTGTTTGAGGATATCAAAACCTTACAACGATATGATTTTGACGAGAGTTTTATTACCCGAAAAAAGATTGATCTGAAAGAATTAATAAATGAAGCAGAGCAGGCATATCAGCCCATTGCTGAAAAAAAAGGGCTGGAATTGGTTACAACAAACATCTGTTCCTGTAAAGTAAATGCCGATCCGGATAAGATTGAACAGGTCTTGGATAATCTTATTTCAAATGCGATTAAATATAC is from Gracilimonas sp. and encodes:
- a CDS encoding HAMP domain-containing sensor histidine kinase, which codes for MKIRSKLAWTYIILLVIGIITISAYSILTIRSFLLEEGEKQFERDALSLALAASSFKNDEQFDERIQQQAQLSRYEMAVYDKDGVRFLTFPEEAFENVAPYLGDSLMTELEQRDGNPIIQNKEQSPKLIAYVDLGQSDNAAQYLRISQDKGQYYAAVASIRHIIYAGMFFSIGAVIIVSFLFARYIAAPILHLNAAALDIARGNLDRKIDLKRNDEFGTLADSLNHMASTLRADNEKLKRLNEKQSQFFADITHEVRNPLHTISGALEMLELENLQPEKKKQYMKTAQKQILRVARLFEDIKTLQRYDFDESFITRKKIDLKELINEAEQAYQPIAEKKGLELVTTNICSCKVNADPDKIEQVLDNLISNAIKYTLKGKIEIGFEKKGEVAEIYVKDTGPGIGKEHLDRLFDRFYRTDKARSRDKGGTGLGLSVVKGILNAHQSDIKVESTVGKGSRFYFTLPILD
- a CDS encoding SDR family oxidoreductase encodes the protein MNYQGKTVWITGASSGIGEAFARAFYKEGANLILSSRRKGALQEVKNSLGEDTPNVKIIPLDLTESDSFAQKTKEALAAFGKIDVLINNGGISQRATVKETEMSTFRRLMEINYFGAVGLTKQVLPHMMERKSGHIIVTSSVAGKIGTKYRSGYAASKHAVQGFFNSLRQEMYEHNVAVTLLCPGFIKTEISKNALTGDGSKFGEMGDAHKKAMTPDKMVKKVMPKIKSKKEEIYVTGFKEGLAIWVQRVSPTLLNRILKNQKVT
- a CDS encoding response regulator transcription factor — encoded protein: MSNKHTILLVEDEEESGEMLTNFLELNNYKVLWAKDGKKAFNYIDDNANDIHLAILDIMVPYHDGKDICRHIRQHPVIYDIPVLFLTARDEEKDEIEGLELGADDYIKKPASLNLVKAHVETQLRRRSPEKSNWIQYGRVYVDVDSKEMYINDELIDLTHTEYTIAEMIFQNPKLVYSRQQILEKISDEEKYVFDRTVDVHVKNLRLKMGDEGRLIKTYRGVGYGFNKEFLHA